Within the Cryptococcus neoformans var. neoformans B-3501A chromosome 1, whole genome shotgun sequence genome, the region TATCTGAACATGTATATTGGATTCAAAGTGCGGAGGGCGAATCAGTGCGTTAGCCATTAGCCATATTATTGTAGTTCGGAGTCATCTGAACTGACCTCTGCGTGGCGCTGTAGCTGAACACCGAACACCCTACTACGTACTCTTCTATCTGAGCAAATCGAAGGAATCCGTGCTGCTATGCTTGATAAACGCTATCCCTCTGGTGCAGAGTACGACCGAGTTTTGCTGGAGTTAAAGCGCCGTAATAAGTGTCACTGCTATTTGTGAGGTCCTTAATGCAGTAACAAAATAACGTGGTtgagaaaaaaggatgagCGATGAGACGGACGATAATTGAGTTTGTAAATGGATATTGTACTGACGACTTTTTGCAACAGCTTTGCGATTGCAGTGAATGGGGGGAGTTGCATGGCTCATGATTCACGAATAaatggtggtggtgtaACTGTAAAGTACTACTTATTATCCTTCCCTATTCTCCGCTGACTATATTAttatcctctccctctttttctACCCTGTATCTCGTTGTATCCTGCTCGACACTACTAGCTACTCGTTTCtactttcttttcttttctctgtTCTTCTGTGATAGCCGGGTTTATGATGTGCATTGATGAGGTAATTTGCTTTTCCCTAGTTTCCCGCTGACTCTTCTCATTCATCATTTCCTTCGTTTCTTCGCTTTCTTCGTCACTTGCTCGCTGCCGGCCCGAGATTCGAGATCTCCTCTCAAGCTTCAAGCCTCAAGGTGCTGAATCCACGCGGCTTCTCGGCGTGACTTGCAACGTATACGTACTCTGTACGGGTTTCTAATATGCACGAATAGACTTTTATTATAAATACTGTTATGAATGTTAGTGCGTAATACTTGCCCCTGCGGCGCTCACCGCCACgcgtcatcttcttctccacgaGCGCCGCTCTTATTAGAATAATGAAGACcaacgaacgaacgaacgaacgaaaGATGAATGATCCACGATCTACCAAGATTTCCATGGACTAAGGCAATCGACTATTAATGCTGAtgacaaaaacaaaagacgACAGACGGAGAACAGATTGAAGAAACACATATTAAATAGGAGTCGACAGTACGTATATATAGAAGATAGGAAGAAAGCAAGACGTCTTCATTattcagcagcagccttcttctggctTCTTTTAGAAGACTTCCTTCGGCTTTCCACTTTCATGGACTTTCGAGCTATATAATACACGCACATGACTACATTACCACCGCAAGTCGGCACCCTTTATTAGGAATCATTGAACATCAAATGGTAGTGTTATTATTGTTCTTCTGCACTATTATTACAACGTATGTTATCAATTAATCAGTGTACATGCCAATATTCTTCTGTTCCCGCGCTTCTTCACGCCCCCAATAATAGTAGCCCCTAATAAAAATATATTTAAGATAAATAGAGCTTATCATTAGTTGATTATTTTGTTCAATTCTTCCATACTTTTTATCTCTTTCCAAACTATAACTCCCCGATCCCTTTCAAAACAGAACGTTGTATCATCACAATAACTGTACGCGGTCAAAAAATCCGTAACTACAAGGTCACGTTTAAATCTGCTCcgtttttttcttcatcatgcCCAGTAGGCTTGAACTCCATTGCGTCCGGATTCAATCCCCCCTGCTTTCCATCAGCACCAAATTTCTTGCTCTTGGACAACCCACCCGCAATACTAATAGCAGCATTGCTTGGGCGGGCGTGAGAGGATTGCAGAGGTTTTTTAGCTTTGGCAAGAGACCGAGAAGCAGGGTGAAGGAATTTGCAATCAGCTAATAGAATATCGTCAATAAGCAGAACGTTGAAAGAGAATAACAGTGTGCAAGAAAATACGATTCACTCACCCCGAGTACACCGGTCACCAAATCGGCATTGGATCATCTTTGGCCCATCAGCCAATTGGCCATCCAAAAGATCTCTATGAGAGTTGATCACCTCCACACTACCGTCATCGGAGCTTGATGCAGGCGCTTTGACCACTGTCGGTTTATTACTTTTGGTGAGCGCTGGCGGAGGGACAGGATTGCCGTCTGCATCTTCGTGTCGGAAGGGGCAAGAAGGATTATTACAATTCTGGTATTTGCAGAGCAACCTGCTAGGACCAACAGAGTCACCAAGCACGGCGGAGGGGCTGACATGGCTTTTGATGCACTCCGGGTCCTTGCAgtccttccccttctcgcAAGCTTCTTCGCTAAGCACCATGCCGGTTTTTTCGTCCGCCACAGGGCTTGGATGACTGTAAGGACACCGAGCATTGCTACAACCTACCCCAAACTTGCATAAGGCGACGGAAGTCGGCTTATCGGGGATGGGACCTGTAGAGCTTTTTGgagtgatggaagagatggagtgGCTCCCTAATTTAGTACCTGGAGGAAGTTTGACAGGAACAGGCGGACTGGCTTGGTAGCCGCTTTGTGAAATCGATGGTTGCTGTCGTTGAGGTGTATGTTGGCGCTCCTGAGATGCCTCTCAGCATATGTAACCGTTGAAAGCAAGAACCACTCACGCCTACCATCATGGACATCATCTGACCCATTTGCGCCATATTCGcctgcatcatcatcatttgcgCCATCATTTCCTGTTGGTTGGGCATCCCAAGCATCCCAGGGTTCCCAATCTGTTGATTAAATCTTCCTGGTTGCATCTGCTGTCGAGGTCTGAACCCTGGCTGAGTTTGTTGTGACGGTTGCTGATGGATGAAGCTTCCATTAACAGGAGACTGGTTTACCATGGTACCTCGTCCCCCGCTGGACGTTCCCCGtattcccatgcctctACCACGAACAGAGACAGCTGGCATGTTGGGGCTTCTAGGTGTCACGGCCCCCAAACGAGGTCCGACCGGCACCTCGGGTGCGGGACGTTTATTCTGGCCGTCATGCGTGATATCAGGTAACTTCCGTTTTTCCGGTTGAGAGGTCAGTGGCGCGAGAGCAGAACTCAGAAGGCGAGAATTTCCCCGCGGTGTTGCTGCAGATGTAGCAGTTTCCGCAGCCTCGAGAGGAGTTGTCGCAGGTTGAGTAGCAGATCCAGCAGATACAATTGATTCTGATTTGGCGAAAAGCCAGTCTAGGAATGCTGGATCGAAATCCGAACCAACTAAGTCGTCCATCTCCGACTGGACACGCTCTGTTTGTCATACATCAGCTTCAAGTCCACGCACTCTCAAGGACATTTTGCGACATACCTCTAGAGCTACCATTCGCTGAAACATTATTAGCTCTAATATACCCTTCAATAAACTGTAAAGTTGAAGCGGGGCTTACCAAGCAGAACAGTGATATATTCGGCCATGACATTGTCTGCAAACATGCTTGTCAGCTCCGCATCAACATAACTTCGTACTTATCATGACATACCGTTTGGTTCAGcccattctcttctttcgagCTCAACCTGTACCTCAGACTTCCATAATCGTCAGCTTCGATTATCCGAGAAAGcccggaagaagggtgacGAACCTGAAGTTGGGCAGATTGTTCCGGAGTAAATTGTCCAGCCATTTTCACCGCCTTACAGTTTTTTGAGTAGAAAAGATGGGAGTGGCAATTTGCTCTTGTCCAAATAGTACTCGATCAGATGTACGCAACTGAAAAGAGCCGGAGTGAGGGAAAAGTGATTGGCAGCTAAAATGCAGACTATAGAAATCTTACAATCGTACATCAAAATAATAGCTGCCACTAAAGGGGGCGGCGGGCGGCAGCAGTAATTAAGACGACAATTGATTTGATCCCGCCTAGTTAGTCTCGGTGGCGACCGCTTATTTCTCGCGCTTCCATTTTCTTCACAACTCCGGTCTTATTTAATTATTACCCACACTTCTTGGACAACGACTGATGAACAATAATGCCGGCCACGTGGTTTCTTATCACCGGGCGCGGCCTTCACCGATAGGCGATAGTACTATGCACGGTGATTGACGGAAGGATGGAACACGACGATGATTCGATTGGATTCCTCCGCGGGTTAGCCATTCGATATATTTAACTTGCAATTTGAACTCAACATAGCTACCATCTTCAGTAGTCGATCATTTAACTGAAATCAATCAATATGGCTGATgcgaagaaaaagcagCTGGTCTACAACATGTACGTCGTCAAGCTGATAATGTTTGTTACTCGACCTGAGCTGACTTCCGCATGCTTCATAGTATTGACTTCCTTCGCACGTCTTCACAGGATGGCACTATAAAGGAGGATGACAAGGAGTCTCTCGATGTTGCAGGTGCGTTCCCTCATGACTTCGACATATTTTTTTCCGTTCTAGGGACCTTGTTCATTAGAATTAACGATCCTCAGTGCAATGTATTGCCGAAGCCTTTGGTGTCGATCCCGATTCCGCTGAAGACGACAAGGCATATTCCATCAAACCAGCTTCCCTTGTTTCCATTTTGGACGTATTCCTCAAAACTAAGGCGAAGTCCTTCGCCTCTACCTCCCCCCAATCTGAGGCTTCACTCCCTCAGTCTTCATCTGATATCTCTCAAACCGACAAAATCAAAGCAGAATCGTTAAAAACAAAAGGCAATCAACTCATGGGACAAAAACTTTATGATTCCGCCATTGAGCAATACACTGAAGCTATCAAGCTTGACCCCAACCCCGTATACTATTCTAATCGAGCCGCTGCATGGGGCGGTGCTGGTCAGCATGAGAAGGCTGTGGAAGATGCCGAAAAGGCCCTGGAATTAGATCCCAAATTTACTAAGGCCTACTCTAGGCTCGGGTATGTCCATCTGTATTGAAGCGAAGCATCTttttcatcgtcatctaATGACCATTTGTAGCCATGCCCATTTTAGTTTGGGCAACTATTCCGACGCTGTTAGGGCGTACGAAAATGGTCTTGAGCTCGATCCTGATAATGCGAACATGAAGACTGCCCTTTCTACTGCTAAAAGCAAGTTATCGGAACTGTCATCGCGCCCTACCGCCGCCGATAGGGAACCTCCTCAAAATGGTATTAATGGTAGCAGTGGCGGCATGCCCGATCTTGCTTCTCTTGCCGGCGCCCTaggtggtggcggtggtAGCGGCAGTGGTGGTATGCCTGATTTGGCATCCATGATGAATAACCCACAAATGATGTCCATGTAAGTTGGTGAGACAGCAGTGCAGAATTGGGCTGATCATGTATCAAGGGCCCAACAAATGATGGCCAATGGCGGGCTAGAGCGACTAATGCAAAATCCTGCGCTGCGCAACATGGCAGAAAATATGAGGAATGGCGGAGGTATGCCAGATTTCAGTTCGCTTGCCAGTGACCCTAGTATGAGGGATTTGTGAGTTGTGCATTGGGAAGAAAGGTGTGGTATCAAGCTTATATGTCTTATCTAGGGCCCAGCAGTTCATGGGCGGTCGACAGTAATTACTCGTAGGGTTTCGGCGGATTTTTGATATCTCATAATGActgagaagaatgaagggATCATTTTGAGATGAACTGTTGAATTTGTCAAAGGAGTAGCATTCAGATTACATTGGACCTGCTACCGCTATCTACGGAATGATGACAAGCCTAAACAAAAAGGCCTGTATAAAGTTGTCTACTACTATTCCGTGTTTTGTATGAAGTATACATAGCCAGACACAAAAGTAAAATACCAGAAAGATCTGTCTGGTAATGCGAAACTCGGAATTGACGTAGGCCGTCGTAGAAGTGTATATAATTATTTATTCTAATCAACACTGACTTTGCGCGGGCCTATTATTTTGACAGTTATTAATAAATAAATAGCGAGTATCAAATCAACATCTTCGATTCGTTCGTTATGCTTCATCATATCTAATCAATCGACTGAATTTCCCActtccatcatcacccATTAACTTTTCAATAATCCCCCTCTTGTGGACTTTGCGAATATGGCCAGTGAACCTTTGTCATACGACGATGGTCCTCTCGTTTGGGTCAGTCGACATTAGATCCCTTCCTAAATGTTCTTTAACTTGCATATAGGTTGACTGCGAGATGACCGGTCTCGATTTTTTGAATGACCGCATAATAGAGATAGCAGTAATAATAACGGATGGAAGATTAAACCCTGTAGACGGAGGTATCAGTTATATTATCAAAACGCCCAAGGAAGTCCTGGACAAGTGAGCCAAACGAACGTTTATGCGCTGTTGTCCACTATGCGACCTAAACTAATTTCTTTGTGCAAGTATGGGCGACTGGTGTAGGGAGCAACATGGTAAATCAGGCCTTATCCAGGCTTGTTTGGACTCTCCATATTTGTACGATACAGTTGTCGAAAAGGTCCTCGATTACATCAGGCGGTGGATTCCAGAGAGGGGTGCTGGATTGCTTGCTGGAAGCTCCGTTCATGCTGATATGAGGCAAGTTAATTTGTAAGCAAATAATATGGGATAGGGGACTGATGCCTTTTCTTTGGATAGATTTATGCTAATGGGGATGCCGGAAGTTATGAAGCACTTGTCTTATCGCATTTTAGGTGAGCCAACGATCACTTTATACTGTTCAAAACGAATTGTGTTCTGACATGTAATTGAAGATGTGAGTTCTGTAAAAGAGATTTGTAGGCGTTGGTACCCAAAGGTTAGGGcgcaagagcaagagagTCGGACGACAGAATGCAGCCACCGGTATGTCTTGCTTGACCTAGGGGCACCGGGCGTTGCATTGACCATATGATTAGAGCTTTGGACGACATTCGCGCAAGCATCCAGGAGCTGAAATTCTATCGCGATAatatcttccttcctcttgaaCCGGTCACCGATGGTCGTACATCTACGTCACAGCAGGAAAATATTGGCCATAAAACGGCGTTATGATCCTGAGCAATATGTAATTGAATTGCATAATTATCACGCATTGATTGACTCTAAAGATATTAAGCCCTTGACTAAACAAAACTCTTGTATATTATGACAGCGTCCACGTATTCTTCACTGCCGTTGGGACCTGTCTTCAGACGACCCGCTTTTGGGATGACTCCAACGCGTTGAAAACCAAGCTGATCCCAaatggagagggagggtATGTTATCTAATATGAATAACAGATTCAGTATCGTAATTGGATGGAGCTGCTCAGCTTTTCGAAAAGCGTCACTCACTCTTGTACACTAGATTGAACACACTTCCTCTATATCCTAAACGAGGCGCGTACTCTAAGTAGCTCTTTCCCAGTGCAATACCCAACTTTTTCCCTCGATGGTTGGTGGGCACAAGAAACCCAGCGTTCTGTTTTCATAAATAGATCAGTTTGGGATGTTGTATGATTGTTGAAAAATCATGCATTGCTCACACAGTTCTAGAGTTGTAAGCCTTCTGGTCAGCGATATCACTCTAGACTCTAGACCTAAGACATACATGGCTACTTCTTCCGGGGTAATTGGGTTTGCTGAAAATTTATCACTCTAAGCTTTTCACTTTTGGAATGCCAGCCATAGGTTAGTCAAAAAATCTTACATATAATAACAGCCCCCTATACATTCTTCCCATGACCTTTCGGCTTTTGCAGTCTCAAGATCGCCAGGGATATCAACCTTGCCATTAGTTCCAACCGGCTGGATAATCCCGATGATAGTAGTAGCGGCGAAGAAGTATGATAGAAATTCTTCGTATGTTATGGGGCCTTCCTGGGGATATGTACAGCCACCTACATTCAATGGCCAAGGTGAGAACTCATAAGGAGGCAAAAAAGCTACTTACTTTCTAATTCATTGGAGAATATGGTATAGAAATACCGAAGTAGTTCTTCGGGAGCATCAGCACCAGTTACTGGGTATGTGACTAAAGCGAGACCAGCAGAAGGCAATGGGAAGGAAAGCACCGGCAGGGAGCTGGTTGGTTGGGAAGTAGCTATGGTGCCGTATGCCGACATTATGGGGGAGATTTTCGATGGATGAGCTGGATCTGCAGGAATATGGTGAAGTGAGATTACGGCTTTTTATGAAACCAAGAAACGCCAAAGGATTGACGATTTGCTTTCTTGACACTAACTGTTCTACTTGCATAACAAAAACGGACCATTGTTAGTATCGACCAGCGACTATCGTTTTAGAAGGCTGTCCAGTCCGTCGAGAGCGAGACTCCGAACTCCGACTATCCCTGCTGCCGCAACCACTTTTAGTTACGTAATGGAGGCCCCCCTGACAAGCCGGAGAAGGCCGAAGAGGACGCAACAAGGAAGCCGGACGCGacaggagggagagtgacGGGTGATGGTTGGTGGATGCTTCAGAgatgctcttctcccccaCTCCccccaccttctccactCCTCCCCATCATGgcctctctccttctgcccCTATTTTTCCACCTTTTGTCATCCCTCGCCGAAACCGCAGCCGCAGGGGCCAccccctcatcttctccagctctcTTTGTTTCGTCTGACCCCCCTGCGCACGACACCGCAGGTTGCCTCAAAACATCCTATTATGGCACATATGGAGGAGCACCGAAGGAGCAGGATCATATATATCTTCCTACCGCCGAGTGTCTTCTCACCGTATCAGCCTTGGACGCTGTCACATCAGGCTCTATCGTTTCAGTGAATGATTTGATgcttggtgatggtgaCCGCCTGGTCTGGGTTGGCCGCTCTGGTGTATCGCACAAAGATAGTCAAGTCGTACCTCTCATAGAGGAAAGCTGGAACTTAATCTCTAGCCACTCACGTGATATCGTTTCGGAGAGTAATAGCAGAGGTGTGGGATATGGCACCCAGCATGTTCTCCAAAAGGCAAACGAGCTGCATCACATTCGTCCAATCACACTGGTCCATCAAACGGAACACTCGCTGCTTGTCAACgttccatcatcttttctGCCAATTTTTGACACTCTGCTTCCCCCTCATCTGGTCCCCGTTGCGCTCCCAATCGCTCCGTTACCTATATCAGTTTCAGGATGGCAATCTGTCCCCAAGAAATTTGCCAAGCACCTTGCGAATATCACCGAGCATCTGAGCTTTTCACCGGAGTTAGACAGAATCTTGTCTGAAGGCATCAGGTTGAATCAGATAAGGAGAGACGTTAGATGGCTGACTGGGGAGGCACCCAGCGGGATTGAGTCAAGGCACAGCTTCACTTCTGGGGCTGTTAAAGCCGCCCAGTGGATATCATGTGAGTTCCTAGATCGGAACGGTCAGTCGGTCAAGCTAACTTGTCTGCGTCAAAAGCCCAGGTAGAAAGCACGGGCGCTGATTGCTCTTTACAGTATTTCCTCTCTGGTTTTGCTCCCAATGTCATCTGTCACTACCCATCCACCCTCAATTCCACGGAGCGTGTCATATTCTCCGCCCATTATGATTCTCGCGGTTCTTTTGGTTCTACTCGAGCTCCTGgtggcgatgatgatggttctGGCACAGGTCATCTCTTGAGCCTCGCTCGCGCGATCAGTAATCAGGGGATTATGTTTGAGAAAGCAGTAacccttgcctttttcgctggagaagagcaaggacTGCTCGGTAGTCACGCTTATGCGGGTGCGTCAGAATAGCATTGCAGAGCCGCGCATTGATGACTGAAATTGCCTTCAACAGAGTACTTAAATTCCCAAAACGCGACGGTCCTACTGCAAGTTCAAGCTGACATGCTCGGCTATCATGCCGTGGGTATAATTGTCTTGGGTATTCATGTTATCTGCTGACATATGATAAGCCTGGCGAACCTTTGCAGCTGGGTTTACCAGAAACGTATGTTCAAATGATGATTCTACTCGCATCACTCTCGTAATCTAAGGATCCTACTCACACCTTTTCCTGTAGTATACACCTTCCTGAAGCAAGCTATTTGATTGGTAACCTTTCCCAACTCTATTCTCCAGAGCTTGTTGTTGGGAAGACTGCAGCATGCTGCTCCGATCACCAAAGCTTCGTTACCTACGGCTTCCCCGCCACACAAGTTTTCGAGCGCAATGGCCCCATTGTGGACCCAATGTACCATAATTCCGGGGATGTCTCTCAAAGGGAGGGATATGATTTTGAACAAATTGTATCTATCGCAAAGGTTACACTGTCAGCATTGCTTACCGTGGCTGGGTATAAAAGAGTGCCAGTTTAGTTGCGTAGCAGTGTATAAATCATTCAGAAGactcttttccttcagAGTATATTTCGTACGACTGTGCAAACTGTTCTCTCTGAATATTCGTAAAGGGATGATGATTAGATAACAGACATGAATTTCGTTATTTTATGTTCTTGGTTaattttcttctcccttttgTTGGAGTTGCACGTTTCAAACCCTTGTATGCATTACTATGGAGGTCATCAGACGTTGATGCGTTTGCCTAGCAATTCATTACAAGCCGCGTTCCTTCAGGCCTTGCTTgaccgccgccgccgaaTGGCGAATATCAAATAAATGCCTGTGATCTGTATGTAGCACGCATAACACTAAATTGTTACTGGAAGCTGTCTAATACTCGTCATTTCTTGACCATTTCTTGATCACGCATATAAATTTAGTTATCTTACAATTCGGTCTAGTACGAGCAAGTAGAGTATCGATAGCCGTACGTTCCGTTCTATCTTAGTTTATCTAGCCGGAGCTCAGCTAACGGCCACGGAACAAGGCAGACGACGAAGTATCTGACCAACTATACGCGGCGCGATCGCCTTCCAGGCCATATCAGAAGTCCACAACTCAGCAAACACCATCCGCATCATCCATTGTGTTGGCGAAAGACGGTCATTACGATTGCTTCTGGCACTCTTCCTATCAAAAACCAGCAAGAAACCAACATGGGACAAGACTAGGCAACGAGAAACGTCATAGCATTGTAAAAGAGTATGAGCACTATCCTTCAGGACTGGATTGATGTAAGTGTTTATAGGCAACCCACTTGACAAGTAACCCGCTCCTGACGGGATGTGAAGCTCCTCAATGCAGAACAGCATGTCCAAGTAGACAAATTGAAAGAACATGCACGCCATGGAATTGCGGCACCTATACGAGGCGTAAGACCTGCATCTCTCCCGTGGTTGAGCGACAGCTAGCTCACTTCTTCACTCAAACAGGAAGTCTGGTTATATCTTCTCGGCGTACTTTCTGAGGACAAGACATCCGAGATCACATCCCTCATATCCCTCGATCTTAGTTACAAAGCTCTATCAAACAGCATACCTTCTCACTTGGCATCTCTATTA harbors:
- a CDS encoding hypothetical protein (Match to ESTs gb|CF194541.1|CF194541, gb|CF185514.1|CF185514); its protein translation is MAGQFTPEQSAQLQSEVQVELERREWAEPNDNVMAEYITVLLANGSSRERVQSEMDDLVGSDFDPAFLDWLFAKSESIVSAGSATQPATTPLEAAETATSAATPRGNSRLLSSALAPLTSQPEKRKLPDITHDGQNKRPAPEVPVGPRLGAVTPRSPNMPAVSVRGRGMGIRGTSSGGRGTMVNQSPVNGSFIHQQPSQQTQPGFRPRQQMQPGRFNQQIGNPGMLGMPNQQEMMAQMMMMQANMAQMGQMMSMMVGERQHTPQRQQPSISQSGYQASPPVPVKLPPGTKLGSHSISSITPKSSTGPIPDKPTSVALCKFGVGCSNARCPYSHPSPVADEKTGMVLSEEACEKGKDCKDPECIKSHVSPSAVLGDSVGPSRLLCKYQNCNNPSCPFRHEDADGNPVPPPALTKSNKPTVVKAPASSSDDGSVEVINSHRDLLDGQLADGPKMIQCRFGDRCTRADCKFLHPASRSLAKAKKPLQSSHARPSNAAISIAGGLSKSKKFGADGKQGGLNPDAMEFKPTGHDEEKNGADLNVTL
- a CDS encoding hypothetical protein (Match to ESTs gb|CF194273.1|CF194273, gb|CF186414.1|CF186414, gb|CF185564.1|CF185564; Similar to gi|40746719|gb|EAA65875.1| hypothetical protein AN1282.2 [Aspergillus nidulans FGSC A4], FASTA scores: opt: 975, E(): 2.1e-47, (48.844% identity (73.988% similar) in 346 aa overlap (6-336:7-340)); HMMPfam hit to TPR, TPR Domain, score: 104.9, E(): 2e-28) gives rise to the protein MADAKKKQLVYNIIDFLRTSSQDGTIKEDDKESLDVAVQCIAEAFGVDPDSAEDDKAYSIKPASLVSILDVFLKTKAKSFASTSPQSEASLPQSSSDISQTDKIKAESLKTKGNQLMGQKLYDSAIEQYTEAIKLDPNPVYYSNRAAAWGGAGQHEKAVEDAEKALELDPKFTKAYSRLGHAHFSLGNYSDAVRAYENGLELDPDNANMKTALSTAKSKLSELSSRPTAADREPPQNGINGSSGGMPDLASLAGALGGGGGSGSGGMPDLASMMNNPQMMSMAQQMMANGGLERLMQNPALRNMAENMRNGGGMPDFSSLASDPSMRDLAQQFMGGRQ
- a CDS encoding hypothetical protein (Match to EST gb|CF192762.1|CF192762; Similar to gi|46100453|gb|EAK85686.1| hypothetical protein UM04418.1 [Ustilago maydis 521], FASTA scores: opt: 652, E(): 1.3e-37, (52.083% identity (75.000% similar) in 192 aa overlap (2-189:412-603)); HMMPfam hit to Exonuc_X-T, Exonuclease, score: 89.2, E(): 1.1e-23), whose translation is MASEPLSYDDGPLVWVDCEMTGLDFLNDRIIEIAVIITDGRLNPVDGGISYIIKTPKEVLDNMGDWCREQHGKSGLIQACLDSPYLYDTVVEKVLDYIRRWIPERGAGLLAGSSVHADMRFMLMGMPEVMKHLSYRILDVSSVKEICRRWYPKVRAQEQESRTTECSHRALDDIRASIQELKFYRDNIFLPLEPVTDGRTSTSQQENIGHKTAL
- a CDS encoding hypothetical protein (Similar to gi|19115413|ref|NP_594501.1| putative transcriptional regulatory protein [Schizosaccharomyces pombe], FASTA scores: opt: 477, E(): 1.2e-26, (43.548% identity (67.742% similar) in 186 aa overlap (36-221:26-201))), with the protein product MSAYGTIATSQPTSSLPVLSFPLPSAGLALVTYPVTGADAPEELLRYFYTIFSNELESGCTYPQEGPITYEEFLSYFFAATTIIGIIQPVGTNGKVDIPGDLETAKAERSWEECIGGCYYIKPNYPGRSSHNCNAGFLVPTNHRGKKLGIALGKSYLEYAPRLGYRGSVFNLVYKNNIPSLSIWDQLGFQRVGVIPKAGRLKTGPNGSEEYVDAVIIYKSFV
- a CDS encoding hypothetical protein (Similar to gi|46099657|gb|EAK84890.1| hypothetical protein UM03712.1 [Ustilago maydis 521], FASTA scores: opt: 878, E(): 8.3e-50, (36.636% identity (62.991% similar) in 535 aa overlap (4-511:187-688)); HMMPfam hit to Peptidase_M28, Peptidase family M28, score: 21.6, E(): 3.3e-08); this translates as MASLLLPLFFHLLSSLAETAAAGATPSSSPALFVSSDPPAHDTAGCLKTSYYGTYGGAPKEQDHIYLPTAECLLTVSALDAVTSGSIVSVNDLMLGDGDRLVWVGRSGVSHKDSQVVPLIEESWNLISSHSRDIVSESNSRGVGYGTQHVLQKANELHHIRPITLVHQTEHSLLVNVPSSFLPIFDTLLPPHLVPVALPIAPLPISVSGWQSVPKKFAKHLANITEHLSFSPELDRILSEGIRLNQIRRDVRWLTGEAPSGIESRHSFTSGAVKAAQWISSQVESTGADCSLQYFLSGFAPNVICHYPSTLNSTERVIFSAHYDSRGSFGSTRAPGGDDDGSGTGHLLSLARAISNQGIMFEKAVTLAFFAGEEQGLLGSHAYAEYLNSQNATVLLQVQADMLGYHAPGEPLQLGLPETIHLPEASYLIGNLSQLYSPELVVGKTAACCSDHQSFVTYGFPATQVFERNGPIVDPMYHNSGDVSQREGYDFEQIVSIAKVTLSALLTVAGYKRVPV